One Shewanella sp. MR-4 DNA window includes the following coding sequences:
- the gloB gene encoding hydroxyacylglutathione hydrolase has translation MLTITAINAFNDNYIWVLRQDSQQNVYVVDPGDANVVLDYLHKHQLTLAGILITHHHRDHTGGIAALAAHVEQTTGHTLAVYGPQSEAIQGINLPIDPKPSDTLTLPFIDAPVHILSVPGHTAGHIAYLVDGALFCGDTLFSAGCGRLFEGSPAQMWQSLSLLAALPDTTRVYCAHEYTLANLKFAQAVDTDNEALKAYVKRTNDLRAQNKATIPSTIELERAINPFLRPLAPTIVNSIKNQFCDQDLTKTDELTCFTLLRQWKDIF, from the coding sequence ATGCTCACTATAACAGCGATTAATGCCTTTAATGACAATTATATCTGGGTGTTGCGACAAGACTCCCAGCAAAATGTGTATGTGGTTGACCCGGGCGATGCCAATGTCGTACTCGACTACTTACACAAACATCAACTCACGCTTGCAGGTATTTTGATAACCCATCACCATAGGGATCACACTGGAGGGATCGCCGCCCTCGCGGCCCATGTTGAGCAGACAACAGGCCATACCTTAGCGGTTTATGGCCCACAAAGTGAAGCCATTCAAGGCATCAATCTGCCAATTGACCCAAAGCCTAGCGATACACTCACCCTGCCCTTTATCGATGCACCAGTGCATATCTTGTCCGTGCCTGGTCATACGGCTGGGCATATAGCCTATCTGGTTGATGGCGCATTATTTTGCGGTGATACGCTTTTTAGCGCGGGCTGCGGCCGTTTATTTGAAGGCTCGCCAGCGCAGATGTGGCAATCCTTAAGTCTGCTCGCGGCGCTGCCCGATACAACCCGCGTGTACTGCGCCCATGAATACACCCTCGCCAATCTGAAATTTGCCCAAGCGGTCGATACCGATAATGAAGCACTCAAGGCCTATGTGAAACGCACCAACGACCTTCGCGCCCAAAACAAAGCCACCATTCCCTCAACGATAGAATTAGAGCGGGCAATTAATCCCTTCCTGCGTCCATTAGCGCCCACCATAGTCAACAGCATAAAAAATCAGTTTTGTGATCAAGATCTGACTAAAACAGATGAACTGACCTGTTTTACCCTACTCAGGCAGTGGAAAGATATTTTCTAG
- a CDS encoding LysM peptidoglycan-binding domain-containing protein has translation MRVSLYVVVGGFALLTGCQTLDNHQVTKPEAETVTTENSVPQYYLATEPESAQITDVWERIRQGMQLPVPDKKLVNYYRDWYISNPKHLEVISERAAPYMYLIVEELEKRHLPIEIALLPIIESAFDPSASSASAASGLWQFTTPMASHFGLEMNWWYDGRRDVPASTVAALDMLEYLYDKTNNNWLYAIAAYNSGESRVLNAIKRNEDKGLKTDFWSLDLPKETERYVPQLLALAEVIKHADEYGITLAPIDNSPSIEVVDIDSQIDLAMAAGLANMTTHELLKLNPGYNRWATAPTGPHTLVLPIDKSEEFKKALAETESDARVSWLRYTIKSGDSIGAIAQKHHTTVNAIRAANGMKNNTIVAGRHLIIPVSADDKQLYAMSTSQKLPKKAATSTSGNKLTYQVKSGDTLWQIAQAHKVSVKQLTAWNHLSKDSKLQMGQKLIIVAPQTQVAAEQIRTVSYKVKSGDSLARIASKFKVTVAELLEWNSLTPSQYIQPGQVLKLVVDESNLNA, from the coding sequence ATGAGAGTATCACTTTATGTTGTAGTAGGGGGATTTGCCCTACTCACAGGTTGTCAGACCTTAGACAACCATCAGGTGACCAAACCTGAAGCTGAAACCGTCACAACCGAAAATAGCGTCCCACAGTATTATCTCGCAACCGAACCTGAATCGGCGCAAATTACTGATGTTTGGGAGCGAATTCGTCAAGGAATGCAACTTCCGGTTCCTGACAAAAAATTAGTTAACTATTATCGCGATTGGTACATTAGCAACCCCAAACACCTCGAAGTGATTTCTGAGCGTGCGGCGCCTTACATGTATTTGATCGTCGAAGAGCTTGAAAAGCGCCATCTGCCGATCGAGATCGCACTCTTGCCTATTATTGAAAGTGCTTTCGATCCCAGTGCTTCATCGGCCAGTGCTGCATCTGGGCTTTGGCAATTTACGACTCCAATGGCAAGCCATTTTGGGTTAGAGATGAATTGGTGGTACGACGGCCGTCGTGATGTGCCCGCCTCCACCGTAGCCGCCTTGGACATGCTCGAATACCTGTACGACAAAACCAATAATAATTGGCTCTATGCGATTGCGGCCTACAATTCTGGTGAGTCTCGCGTCCTCAATGCGATTAAACGCAATGAGGATAAAGGACTTAAAACCGATTTTTGGTCACTCGATCTCCCAAAAGAGACTGAGCGTTACGTGCCACAATTATTGGCCCTTGCCGAAGTGATAAAACATGCCGACGAGTACGGTATTACACTCGCGCCAATTGATAACAGCCCTTCTATCGAAGTAGTTGATATCGATAGCCAAATTGACTTGGCCATGGCGGCAGGGCTCGCCAATATGACGACCCATGAGCTATTAAAACTCAATCCTGGATACAATCGCTGGGCGACCGCTCCGACTGGCCCCCATACCTTGGTATTGCCGATTGATAAGTCAGAAGAGTTTAAAAAAGCACTGGCCGAAACCGAGAGTGATGCCCGTGTGAGTTGGCTCAGATACACCATTAAATCCGGTGACAGTATCGGCGCCATCGCCCAGAAACACCATACCACAGTCAATGCGATCCGCGCGGCTAATGGTATGAAAAATAACACTATCGTCGCTGGAAGACATCTGATTATCCCCGTATCCGCCGACGATAAACAGCTATATGCGATGTCAACCAGCCAGAAATTACCCAAAAAAGCGGCAACTTCGACCTCTGGCAATAAGTTGACTTACCAAGTGAAATCCGGCGACACCCTGTGGCAAATAGCTCAAGCTCATAAAGTATCGGTTAAGCAGCTCACTGCTTGGAACCATTTAAGCAAAGACAGTAAATTGCAGATGGGCCAAAAACTGATCATAGTAGCACCGCAAACCCAAGTTGCGGCGGAGCAAATTCGTACCGTCAGCTACAAGGTGAAATCTGGTGATTCGTTAGCACGCATTGCCAGCAAGTTTAAAGTGACCGTCGCTGAACTGCTCGAATGGAACAGCTTAACGCCATCACAATATATTCAACCCGGCCAAGTGTTAAAGCTGGTTGTGGATGAAAGCAATTTAAATGCCTAA
- a CDS encoding BsuPI-related putative proteinase inhibitor, whose protein sequence is MLKYSSKPVSRSKPRTTQALGRILRPFGVVLVAGQLFGCFAPQAQPNVPKTDIRTEAAKQPELLQTADLAAKLQGIETKSSLKVEQVSSHQSQALLTGELSLDAFVDFKQPLKATLTVRNPSTQAVALRYHSGMTADLLLTTVQGKRLWAWSDDMMFTQALRDKQLAAGEELVVRFAIPPKALAGIPNDGAHLEAQFAAKALESELPAMAPVVYLLTLE, encoded by the coding sequence ATGCTAAAATACTCCTCCAAGCCAGTGTCGAGGTCTAAGCCTCGAACAACGCAGGCCTTAGGTCGTATCCTGCGTCCGTTTGGTGTAGTGCTGGTAGCGGGGCAGCTATTTGGCTGCTTTGCCCCGCAAGCCCAGCCTAATGTGCCAAAAACGGATATTCGTACCGAGGCGGCTAAACAACCTGAACTGTTACAGACCGCCGATTTAGCCGCAAAGCTACAAGGGATAGAGACAAAATCCAGCTTAAAGGTTGAACAGGTCTCGAGCCATCAGTCTCAGGCTTTGCTTACTGGTGAGCTTTCCCTCGATGCTTTTGTGGATTTTAAACAGCCGCTTAAGGCGACATTAACTGTTCGTAATCCCTCGACTCAGGCGGTTGCACTGCGTTATCACTCGGGCATGACTGCCGATTTGCTACTGACCACAGTGCAAGGAAAGCGTCTTTGGGCTTGGTCTGACGATATGATGTTTACTCAAGCCCTGCGTGATAAGCAGTTAGCCGCTGGTGAGGAGTTAGTGGTCAGGTTTGCGATCCCGCCAAAAGCCTTGGCAGGGATCCCAAATGATGGGGCTCATCTTGAAGCGCAATTTGCCGCAAAGGCGCTGGAGAGCGAATTGCCAGCAATGGCGCCCGTCGTGTACTTGCTCACCCTTGAGTAA
- a CDS encoding AsmA family protein, producing the protein MKFIKWLIALLVTLVVAVTVYLTVFFDPNDFKPEIVNAVKKQTGREFVIADDLSWTFFPTVGINLGGVSLSNPEGFTPKSMLEVNKAVAEVELMPLFSKQIEIAQLSLDGAKINLVTRKNGSSSLDGLTGNAAEKPATPAEPSAKAQLTSIDVGGVSITNTEINLIDEAKGQTQTLTLKQFTLGAFSLDKFAPISYEFAATMPDMTVSSKGEGQIKLSHDFNQLVIEKLDIETQVEGEGIPNKKLTAEVSVNSQIALDKKQLSAHISKLTAMDINATGKLAVNYGGKVPQISADFQLGDIDLDALLPKSDTAEKQTAATPTQTQAAEPDLTALNGLDAKLTLAVKSIKVANLSTQNWLMDLGIKNGVVDLKQLTADLYQGKLMLNAQVDARSKVASYQFDKQISGVQIRPLLKDAAELEILAGTANFNVKGKGKSLIPEQLKKNLLANGRFDITDGALYGVNIPQMIRSAQAKLKGDMSADTKEERKTDFSSLTGNFTLENGVATNPDLAMSSPLLRVAGKGSANLLTEGLDYRLTTTLVNSLKGQGGNEKDALAGIDIPLAITGTFQKPEYALDTQALLNNQLKEETDKAKDKLKDSLLKKLGGF; encoded by the coding sequence ATGAAATTCATTAAGTGGCTTATAGCTCTTCTAGTGACCTTAGTCGTTGCTGTCACCGTATATCTCACCGTATTTTTTGACCCTAATGATTTTAAACCGGAAATAGTCAACGCCGTTAAAAAACAAACTGGGCGTGAATTTGTCATTGCTGATGACTTGTCGTGGACGTTTTTTCCCACGGTAGGGATTAATTTAGGGGGTGTTTCTCTCTCTAACCCTGAGGGATTTACCCCAAAATCTATGTTAGAAGTGAATAAAGCGGTGGCCGAAGTCGAGCTTATGCCACTCTTTAGTAAACAAATTGAAATTGCTCAGCTCAGTCTCGATGGTGCAAAAATCAATCTGGTTACTCGTAAAAATGGTAGCTCGAGCCTCGATGGTTTAACGGGCAATGCCGCTGAAAAACCAGCAACGCCTGCCGAGCCAAGCGCCAAAGCGCAATTAACCAGCATTGATGTGGGCGGCGTTTCGATTACCAATACCGAAATCAATTTAATTGATGAAGCCAAGGGACAAACCCAAACCTTAACCTTAAAGCAATTTACGCTGGGGGCATTTTCACTCGATAAATTTGCACCTATTAGCTACGAATTTGCCGCGACCATGCCGGACATGACAGTGAGCAGTAAGGGCGAAGGGCAAATCAAATTAAGCCATGATTTTAATCAACTGGTGATCGAGAAGCTGGATATTGAAACTCAGGTTGAAGGTGAAGGTATCCCCAATAAAAAATTGACTGCCGAGGTCAGTGTAAACAGCCAAATCGCATTAGATAAAAAGCAATTGTCTGCGCACATCAGCAAGTTAACTGCGATGGATATCAATGCAACGGGCAAGTTGGCGGTCAATTATGGCGGAAAAGTACCGCAAATTAGCGCGGATTTCCAACTCGGCGATATTGATCTCGATGCCTTGTTGCCTAAATCTGATACGGCGGAAAAACAAACCGCAGCAACGCCTACACAAACCCAGGCGGCTGAACCAGATCTCACCGCGCTCAATGGCTTGGATGCCAAACTCACCTTAGCGGTAAAATCCATTAAGGTGGCGAACCTATCAACGCAAAACTGGTTGATGGATTTGGGCATTAAGAATGGTGTGGTCGACCTTAAGCAACTGACTGCGGATCTTTACCAAGGTAAGTTGATGCTGAATGCACAGGTCGATGCCCGTTCAAAAGTCGCGAGTTATCAATTTGATAAGCAAATCTCGGGTGTTCAAATTCGTCCATTACTCAAGGATGCCGCCGAGCTGGAAATCCTGGCAGGTACGGCGAATTTTAACGTCAAAGGCAAAGGTAAGAGTTTAATTCCAGAGCAGTTGAAGAAAAACCTACTTGCTAATGGCCGTTTTGATATTACCGACGGTGCCCTTTACGGGGTGAATATTCCGCAAATGATCCGTAGCGCTCAGGCCAAGTTAAAGGGTGATATGTCCGCCGACACGAAAGAGGAGCGTAAAACCGACTTTTCGAGCCTGACGGGTAACTTCACCCTTGAGAATGGTGTGGCGACAAATCCTGATCTTGCCATGTCATCACCACTATTACGGGTGGCGGGTAAGGGCAGTGCAAACCTGCTGACCGAAGGCTTGGATTATCGATTGACCACGACCTTAGTCAACTCCCTTAAAGGTCAAGGCGGCAACGAAAAAGATGCATTGGCTGGCATTGATATTCCACTTGCGATCACCGGCACCTTCCAAAAGCCTGAATATGCCTTAGATACCCAAGCGCTACTGAATAATCAGTTGAAGGAAGAAACGGATAAAGCCAAGGATAAGTTAAAGGATTCCTTACTGAAAAAACTCGGTGGTTTTTAG
- a CDS encoding putative 4-hydroxy-4-methyl-2-oxoglutarate aldolase, which translates to MLDLLPDLFDHYPSKLTLLPLDFRSFGGKRLFWGEVVTVKCFEDNSKVKEVLAQPGHGKVLVVDGGSSSRRALLGDLIAQSALDNGWQGVVINGYVRDAARLSTFNLGVYALGAMPIKTEKLNQGQIDVPIEFGTVVIKPGMMLYADENGIAVSEESLNFAFLN; encoded by the coding sequence ATGCTTGATCTATTGCCTGATTTGTTCGATCACTATCCATCAAAATTGACGCTGTTACCGCTCGATTTTCGTAGTTTTGGTGGTAAGCGTTTGTTTTGGGGTGAAGTTGTTACGGTTAAATGTTTTGAAGATAACTCCAAAGTGAAAGAAGTGCTGGCCCAGCCTGGTCATGGAAAAGTGTTAGTCGTCGATGGTGGTAGTTCGTCCCGTCGGGCGTTATTGGGGGATTTGATTGCACAAAGTGCCCTCGATAACGGCTGGCAAGGCGTGGTGATTAATGGCTATGTCCGTGATGCGGCGAGGCTTTCTACTTTTAACCTCGGCGTTTATGCCTTAGGGGCTATGCCGATCAAGACCGAAAAATTAAACCAAGGTCAAATCGATGTGCCGATTGAGTTTGGTACTGTCGTGATTAAACCCGGCATGATGCTTTATGCCGATGAGAATGGCATTGCCGTTAGCGAGGAGTCATTAAACTTCGCTTTTTTAAATTAA
- a CDS encoding DUF885 domain-containing protein, giving the protein MKKTAISLAILLSLTGLAGCQSQSTQASADTAKSSVVGADVKTSAFAQFSQTFIDDLWQLAPTWALYSGKHVNDGYLEIPNEASRVKTLAFVKTQQAKLKQFELKSLSSNETIDYHLIDNLLNSMAWEITDFKSWQWDPSSYNVAGGFAQIINENFAPLDDRLRSVLARMENIPAYYAAARSNIQQPTLEHTELAVMQNQGAFSVFSDDLLKQVADSGLSDAEKSLFKSRFDTATKAINEHITWLNAQVSQLKKDGASSFRIGEELYEQKFAFDIQAGMTAKQLYQKAMADKERVQGEMAKITDKLWPKYFTTPKPADNKIAIRQLIDKLSTEHVKRDDFVSEVRKQIPELIEFVNQKDLVTLDPKKPLVVRETPEYMRGYAGASISAPGPYDKLGNTYYNVTPLDGMSDESAESYLREYNHWILQILNIHEAIPGHYTQLVYSNESPSLVKSLFGNGAMVEGWAVYTERMMLEEGYGNFEPEMWLMYYKWNLRVICNTILDYSIHVKGMTEEQAISLMMDEAFQQRAEAEGKWRRATLSQVQLTSYYSGYREIYDFREEYKQLKGKDFDLKAFHEKFLSYGSAPVKYIRQLMLEM; this is encoded by the coding sequence ATGAAGAAAACCGCCATCTCTCTTGCGATCTTGTTATCGCTCACAGGCCTTGCGGGTTGCCAATCGCAATCAACTCAAGCGTCAGCCGATACCGCCAAATCAAGCGTGGTCGGTGCTGATGTGAAGACCAGCGCCTTTGCACAATTTAGCCAGACTTTTATCGATGATTTGTGGCAATTAGCGCCAACCTGGGCGCTTTACAGCGGCAAACATGTTAATGATGGCTATTTAGAAATCCCCAATGAAGCGAGCCGTGTTAAGACCCTTGCCTTTGTAAAAACTCAGCAGGCAAAGCTGAAACAGTTTGAACTTAAGTCTCTGAGCTCTAACGAAACCATCGATTATCACTTGATTGATAATCTGCTAAACAGCATGGCGTGGGAAATCACCGACTTTAAATCATGGCAATGGGATCCCTCGAGCTATAACGTGGCGGGCGGTTTTGCACAAATCATCAATGAAAACTTTGCGCCACTGGATGACAGATTACGCTCCGTATTGGCCAGAATGGAAAATATCCCAGCTTATTACGCCGCGGCGCGCAGCAATATTCAGCAGCCAACCCTAGAACACACTGAATTGGCTGTGATGCAAAACCAAGGTGCGTTTTCGGTCTTCTCCGATGATTTATTGAAGCAAGTGGCGGATTCGGGTCTGTCAGATGCGGAAAAATCGCTGTTTAAATCCCGTTTCGACACGGCAACGAAAGCGATTAACGAACATATTACTTGGTTAAATGCACAGGTCAGCCAACTGAAAAAAGACGGTGCCAGCAGCTTTAGAATTGGTGAAGAATTATACGAGCAAAAGTTTGCCTTTGATATCCAAGCGGGCATGACAGCAAAACAGCTTTATCAAAAAGCCATGGCGGATAAAGAAAGAGTGCAAGGTGAAATGGCGAAGATCACCGACAAGCTGTGGCCAAAATATTTCACTACGCCAAAACCTGCCGACAATAAAATCGCGATTCGCCAATTGATTGATAAATTATCGACAGAGCACGTTAAGCGTGATGACTTTGTGAGCGAAGTACGTAAACAAATTCCTGAGTTGATTGAATTTGTAAATCAAAAAGACTTAGTGACCTTAGATCCTAAAAAACCATTAGTCGTGCGTGAAACCCCTGAGTATATGCGTGGTTATGCTGGAGCTTCGATTAGTGCGCCTGGTCCTTATGATAAATTAGGCAATACCTATTATAACGTCACGCCACTCGATGGTATGAGTGATGAATCCGCAGAAAGCTATTTACGCGAATATAACCACTGGATATTACAGATTTTAAATATCCATGAGGCGATTCCTGGACACTATACCCAATTAGTTTATTCCAATGAGTCACCAAGCTTAGTGAAAAGCTTATTTGGTAATGGCGCTATGGTCGAAGGTTGGGCCGTTTATACCGAACGCATGATGCTTGAAGAGGGTTATGGTAATTTTGAGCCTGAAATGTGGTTGATGTATTACAAGTGGAATTTACGTGTTATCTGTAACACCATCTTAGACTACAGCATTCATGTTAAAGGCATGACTGAAGAGCAAGCCATTAGTCTGATGATGGATGAAGCGTTCCAGCAACGTGCTGAGGCGGAAGGCAAATGGCGCCGTGCCACCCTAAGCCAAGTGCAGCTGACCAGTTACTACTCGGGTTACCGCGAAATTTACGATTTCCGCGAAGAATATAAGCAGCTCAAAGGCAAGGATTTTGACCTAAAAGCATTCCATGAGAAGTTCTTAAGTTATGGCAGTGCACCGGTGAAATATATTCGCCAATTAATGTTAGAGATGTAA
- a CDS encoding DEAD/DEAH box helicase, with protein sequence MPFSQLGLHSALVKAVTELGYTTPTPIQTKAIPSILAGKNVLAAAQTGTGKTASFVLPLLHRFADAPKIRPKRVRAIILTPTRELALQVEENINQYAKYLPLTAMAMYGGVDAAPQKKRLIEGVDLLVATPGRLLDMYTQRAIRFDEVSVLVLDEADRMLDMGFIEDINSIIEKLPEQRQNLLFSATLSKQVKALAKSAIPDAIEIEISRKSAASTHIDQWLTTVDKDKKSALLSHLIQENNWSQALIFIQTKHGAAKLVSQLEKRGIVAEAFHSGRSQAVREQLLIDFKAGKVSFLVATGVASRGIDIDALARVINYDLPDEADDYIHRIGRTGRAGNQGEAISFVSKDDFRNLCAIERRLGHVIVRREIAGFEPKKIVPISILDFVPKSASTTERKPHKPTDTSAQPRPYSSGKPGTFEATQAKKHRSAKATPAPKAPKTGTDSRSGTRSDSRPTSPLQGNPWQNSIKPQGDTEPQANPWHKSTK encoded by the coding sequence ATGCCATTCTCCCAACTTGGATTACACAGCGCGCTTGTCAAAGCGGTGACTGAACTGGGTTACACGACCCCCACGCCGATACAGACAAAGGCCATACCCAGCATTTTAGCGGGCAAGAATGTGCTTGCTGCGGCGCAAACGGGCACAGGTAAAACCGCCAGTTTTGTGCTGCCGCTGCTACACAGATTCGCCGATGCCCCCAAGATCCGCCCTAAGCGAGTGCGGGCCATCATACTCACCCCCACACGTGAGTTAGCGCTTCAGGTCGAAGAAAATATCAACCAATACGCCAAGTATTTACCCTTAACGGCCATGGCGATGTACGGTGGTGTCGACGCCGCGCCGCAAAAGAAACGACTGATTGAAGGCGTCGATTTACTGGTGGCCACGCCAGGGCGTTTGCTCGACATGTATACCCAAAGGGCCATCCGTTTCGATGAAGTTTCAGTATTGGTGCTCGACGAAGCCGACCGCATGCTCGATATGGGCTTTATCGAAGATATTAATAGCATCATAGAAAAGCTGCCCGAGCAGCGACAAAATCTCTTATTTTCAGCCACCTTATCGAAACAGGTGAAAGCGCTGGCAAAATCCGCTATTCCGGACGCCATCGAAATTGAAATCAGCCGTAAGAGCGCGGCGTCGACTCATATTGACCAATGGTTGACCACGGTCGATAAAGATAAAAAGTCAGCGTTGCTGAGTCATTTGATCCAAGAAAATAACTGGTCACAGGCATTAATTTTTATCCAAACCAAACACGGCGCCGCCAAATTGGTTAGCCAGTTAGAAAAGCGTGGCATTGTTGCAGAGGCTTTTCACAGTGGCCGCAGCCAAGCGGTGCGTGAGCAACTGCTTATCGATTTTAAAGCGGGTAAAGTCTCCTTCTTGGTCGCTACGGGTGTGGCCTCACGCGGTATTGATATCGATGCCTTAGCACGGGTGATCAACTACGACTTGCCCGATGAAGCCGACGACTATATTCACCGTATTGGCCGTACAGGACGTGCGGGTAACCAAGGTGAAGCGATTTCGTTTGTCTCTAAGGATGATTTCAGAAACCTATGCGCCATCGAACGTCGCTTAGGTCATGTTATCGTACGCAGGGAGATAGCAGGCTTTGAGCCGAAAAAAATCGTGCCGATTTCCATACTCGATTTTGTGCCTAAATCGGCATCGACAACAGAGCGTAAACCCCATAAACCGACCGACACAAGTGCTCAACCCCGCCCCTATTCGAGCGGCAAGCCGGGCACCTTTGAGGCGACACAAGCCAAGAAGCATCGTAGTGCCAAAGCGACTCCTGCGCCTAAAGCCCCAAAGACAGGGACGGATAGTCGCTCAGGTACTCGTTCAGATAGCCGCCCTACGAGCCCACTGCAAGGTAATCCATGGCAAAACAGCATCAAGCCGCAGGGTGATACCGAACCCCAGGCAAATCCTTGGCACAAAAGCACTAAGTGA
- a CDS encoding peptidylprolyl isomerase gives MTIIFTTNFGDISIELDMERAPVTAKNFIRYCQEGFYEHTIFHRVIKGFMIQGGGFTAKMKEKPTHEPIVNEANKGLSNVLGTIAMARTDAPHSATAQFFINTANNEFLDHTATTNNGWGYAVFGKVTAGLEVVLQIEGVKTTRVAGHEDVPREPIIIEKVTIVEK, from the coding sequence ATGACGATTATTTTTACAACCAACTTCGGTGATATCAGTATCGAACTCGATATGGAGCGCGCGCCCGTTACCGCCAAAAACTTTATCCGCTACTGCCAAGAAGGTTTTTATGAGCACACGATTTTCCATCGAGTGATCAAAGGCTTTATGATCCAAGGCGGTGGTTTTACCGCCAAAATGAAGGAAAAGCCCACCCACGAGCCGATTGTCAACGAAGCCAACAAAGGCCTATCGAATGTGTTGGGCACTATCGCTATGGCCCGTACCGATGCACCGCACTCGGCGACCGCGCAGTTTTTTATTAATACGGCCAACAATGAGTTCCTCGACCACACAGCAACCACGAACAACGGTTGGGGTTATGCGGTATTTGGTAAAGTCACCGCGGGACTCGAGGTCGTACTGCAAATTGAAGGCGTAAAAACCACCCGTGTTGCAGGCCATGAGGACGTGCCACGTGAGCCGATTATTATCGAAAAAGTAACTATTGTTGAAAAATAG
- a CDS encoding YcgN family cysteine cluster protein, with amino-acid sequence MAFWQNKALTELTSQEWESLCDGCGKCCLNKLIDDETEELYYTNAACLLLDHQSASCKHYSDRFSHVPQCTVITLQNVHELTWLPDSCAYRRLAAGRELPSWHPLLTGSKEAMHLAGMSIQGKVVDERRVKDIEDHIVLWPLKDLD; translated from the coding sequence ATGGCATTTTGGCAGAATAAAGCGTTAACCGAATTGACGTCGCAGGAGTGGGAGTCCCTCTGCGATGGTTGTGGTAAGTGTTGTTTAAACAAGTTGATCGATGATGAAACTGAAGAGTTGTATTACACCAATGCAGCTTGCCTACTGCTCGATCATCAAAGTGCTAGCTGCAAGCATTATAGTGACCGTTTTAGCCATGTTCCCCAATGTACTGTGATCACACTGCAAAACGTCCATGAACTGACGTGGTTACCCGATAGCTGTGCCTATCGTCGTTTAGCCGCCGGTCGAGAATTACCAAGCTGGCATCCATTACTTACTGGCTCTAAAGAAGCCATGCACCTTGCGGGTATGTCGATTCAAGGCAAAGTGGTGGATGAGCGCAGGGTGAAAGATATTGAAGATCATATCGTGCTGTGGCCGCTGAAAGATCTAGATTAA
- a CDS encoding lytic transglycosylase domain-containing protein, whose translation MPKTLLKRVAACTLIFLPLISHSALGQDTSFNDYLLKLKQEASAQGISQATLDTAFPQIKRFKKANVAAAPSQSKTLETYLPEVVPEWKVDTARVLFNEHEVTLTHIADKYQVQPRFLVALWGLVSNFGDASGDYPVLSVMASLAFTGEDTARYQREFMAALLIMDKEHLKFDDLKSNDKGFMGQTQLLPSEYLAYGQDGDGDGKKDIWHNVTDAFASAANLLKQQGWNGEDTWGRQVQAPADLKAEFIGLNQSQTLAKWQQLGVRRFDNTDLPNREDIHASLIMPDGAKGRKYLVYGNYRALMHWQAVNYLGEGDYFGISVVHLSERIKTPQ comes from the coding sequence ATGCCAAAGACACTCCTTAAACGCGTTGCAGCATGTACATTGATTTTCTTGCCCTTGATAAGCCATAGCGCGCTAGGGCAAGATACCTCCTTCAATGATTATCTTCTTAAGCTTAAGCAAGAGGCGAGTGCTCAAGGCATTAGCCAAGCGACGCTCGATACGGCTTTTCCGCAGATAAAACGCTTTAAAAAAGCCAATGTGGCCGCAGCGCCAAGCCAATCTAAAACCCTTGAAACCTATCTGCCAGAAGTGGTACCGGAATGGAAGGTGGATACGGCGCGCGTGCTCTTTAACGAGCATGAAGTGACGTTGACACACATTGCTGATAAATATCAGGTGCAGCCGCGGTTTTTAGTGGCGCTCTGGGGCTTAGTGTCTAACTTTGGTGATGCGTCCGGGGATTATCCTGTACTGTCTGTAATGGCGTCGTTAGCCTTTACGGGCGAAGATACGGCGCGTTACCAGCGGGAGTTTATGGCCGCGCTTTTGATCATGGATAAAGAGCATCTTAAGTTTGATGATCTTAAAAGCAATGACAAAGGCTTTATGGGGCAAACCCAATTGCTTCCGAGTGAATATTTAGCCTACGGCCAAGATGGCGACGGTGATGGTAAAAAAGACATTTGGCACAATGTGACCGATGCCTTTGCCTCTGCCGCGAACCTGCTTAAGCAGCAGGGCTGGAATGGGGAGGATACCTGGGGACGTCAGGTTCAAGCACCGGCGGATCTGAAGGCCGAGTTTATCGGACTCAATCAATCCCAAACCTTAGCCAAGTGGCAACAGCTAGGTGTCAGGCGTTTCGATAATACGGATTTACCCAATCGTGAGGATATTCACGCTTCGCTTATCATGCCCGACGGCGCCAAAGGCCGAAAATATCTGGTCTATGGCAATTACCGCGCCTTAATGCACTGGCAAGCGGTGAATTATTTAGGCGAGGGCGATTATTTTGGCATCTCTGTGGTGCATTTATCGGAGAGAATTAAGACTCCCCAGTAA